TTGTTGAAATTGAAGATAATGGACAAGGAATGGACGAAGAAGTCCTTAAGCGTATTTTTGAACCTTTTTATTCTACTAAAAAAGTTGCGCGACGCTCCGGACTTGGGTTGTCTGTGTCGTATTTTGTTGTAACGGATCTGCATAATGGGAGCATGGAAGCATATTCTGTTTACGGAAGTTGGGCGCGCTTTATTATCAAGCTGCCATTAAATGTTGATATGTAAATTTTTATTTCTTTACCTAGTCTTGCAGGTCCGTGGGTATTAGCATATTTAAAAAATATTAAGATTTAGATAATCGGAGAAATGTTGTGGCCCCAAAAAAAGGCGAAGAAATCATATACATTATGGGAAAAGCTCCCACCGAACCGCCTCCTGATGAAGGGCTACCTCCGTGGATGGCTACTTTTGCGGACATGGTTACTTTACTGCTTTGCTTTTTTGTTTTGCTTTTATCTTTTGCTAATCAGGATATTGCTAACTTTGAAACAATGAAAGGGTCAATACAGAAGGCTTTCGGTGTGCAGTTTAAGGATAGAGCAGGGCGAAATGTTGCATATTCTGATAGTAAATTCTCTGAAAGTTCCGCTAAAAAAACAGCTAAGAAAGATATGGCAGCACTTGAGCTTGATATAAGAGCCTTTATCGATGCAGGTAATGTGTCAAAGCTTATGTCTGTGAATTCTGATCAGAACGGTGTTTTGGTTCGTGTCCCCTCCCGTGTTTTGTTTAAACCGGGAACGGCAACTCTTGATCCAGGTATACATAAAGTACTGGATAAAATTGCCACTATAATGAAATCAAAAAAATTCAATTTAGTAGTCAGAGGGCATACAGATGACCAACCTACACACAACAATGTTTATGATTCAAATTGGGAACTTTCGGCTGCAAGAGCAGCTTCTTGTTTAAGGTATATTCTACAGAAATCAGGTGTATCGCATACCAGAGTTAAAGCAGTCGGATATGCTGGAACAAAACCGCTTGTCCCGAATACATCCAATCAAAATCGGGGAATCAATCGAAGAGTTGAATACTACTATCAGCCCCAGTCTGATGATTGGTAATAAAATTTTAAAAAGTCCGAATCCCAATCTCATCACGAGATAGGGATTTGGACTTTTACTATAACGGGCAGTTTTAGATATGATTGTACTATAAATTATTCTTCTACTTTTTTACGCCTTTCCCATAGCTTCATTTCTTTCATTTTCTTGCGGCGTTCGCGTTGAAGAGATTTGCAAACTAAAGGAGTCTTTTTAGCGTACCCCCACTTTTCACGGTATTCTTCAGGGGTTATGTCATACTTAGCAAGGTGTCTTTTAGTAAGTACTTTAAAAGACTTACCAGATTCCAAGCAGATAATAGATTTTTCTCTGATAGCTTTTTTAGGGTCTACAGGAGGAACTTGTTCTGCTGCAGGTGCATTATCTGACATGCCTTCGTCTATTCTCATGATGCCTGATGCTAATTTTTGAACCATCGAAGTTATTTCATCCTCAGTCATGGTTCTGACGCTTGCCTGTGCTTTTACAATTTCAAGAGCTGCTTTTAAATTATCTTCCATTTTTCCTCCCTCTGTTTGTAACTTGTTTTTATAATTGTAAATTTATTATTGCGAAATAATATTATTTTATGTTGCGTATAAATTTTATGTTTTTGTGGTGCCTTCCTCACGTATAAACATGGATAACCGTATTTTTTATATTATAAATGTTTAACACTATATAGAGATAAAGGTGAAGAAGAATGTTTAAAAAGTTTGTATGCAGAGCAAAATGCCTGTTTGTTTTTAATGGATCAAATTATTGAAAAACAAGCGCGGTGCAAATATAAATACATTTTTATTACATTAATATTAGTTGCGTGCTACACTGCTAAATAATCCTGTTACCCTATGCAGCATCAAGGATTTGCTGAGCAAAAAAACTAGTGAGGTTGTAGTATGGCGATAAAAGACGTTAACGAAGTATTGGAAAAGACTGGCAGGCTTGATTCAGACTCTTTAGTTGAAAGTATTTGTCAACATCATCTTTCGAATCTTGGAAGGGATTATAGCAGAACAGATAAGTTTTCTCTTTATCAGGCTTTAGCTTATTCTCTGCGCGATAGGCTGGTTGGTAATTGGATAAAAACGCAACGTTCTTACTATAATCAGAGTGCAAAAAGCGTTTACTATCTTTCGCTTGAATTTTTAGTGGGTAAGTCTCTTACTAGTAATGCTATTAATCTAGGAATTGAAAAAGAAACAGAAGAAGCTCTTGAAAATTTTGGTTTTACTCTGGAAGAAGCCGAAGGAGCAGAGGCTGATGCCGGACTCGGCAATGGCGGTCTCGGAAGACTCGCGTCTTGTTTTCTTGATTCAATGGCTACGCTTAGAATCCCCGGTTACGGTTACGGTATAAGATACGAGTATGGAATTTTTAAGCAGGCCATTGAAAACGGTGAGCAGGTTGAACTTCCTGATGACTGGCTTCATACCGGAAATCCATGGGAATTTCGAAGAAGGGGTTTTGTTTTTACTATTGGATTCTATGGCAGAGAGGAAAAGTACACCCATGATGATGGTTCTGTACGGCTGCGCTGGACAGACAGATCAAAAGTCATGGCGTTGCCTGTGGATATGCTTATTCCCGGATATAAAAATGATAATGTAATAAATATGAGGCTTTGGGAGGCACAACCTGCCAAGAGGTTTAATCTCGATCTTTTCAATAGCGGTGACTATATCCGTTCAATGGAAGACGCTGTTAAAACCGAAACGATTTCCAAAGTGCTTTACCCTAATGACGAACGTAGTGCCGGGCGAGAATTGCGTTTAGTTCAGCAGTATTTCTTTGTTTCGGCAACTATTCAAGATATGCTTCGCAGATTTGAGAAGTTAAAGCTTGAATTCTCTGAACTTCCGAACAGAGCTGTTGTGCATCTTAATGAAACTCATCCTGCGATAGCTATTCCAGAGCTGATGCGTATTTTAATGGATGAGCATCATCTTACATGGGATTACGCATGGAGAATCTGCCGAAGAACTTTTGCATATACGAATCATACTGTCATGCCGGAAGCTCTTGAAAAGTGGCCTCTTGAATTAATGAGCAAGGTTCTGCCGAGGCATATCTCTATTATCTATGAAATTAACCGTCGCTTTTTAGAAGATGTTGAAGCCAAATTTCCCGGTGAAGGAGAAAGGCTTTCCCGTATGTCCATAATTGAGGATGGAGAGTATCCTCAGGTTCGGATGGCATGGCTTGCCGTTGTGGGAAGTTTTACTGTTAACGGGGTGTCAACTTTGCATGGGGAGTTGATCAGGAAAAATATCTTTTATGATTTTGTTGAAATGTTCCCGGGTCGATTCACTTCGGTAACAAACGGAATTACTCCGCGCAGGTGGCTTAAACAATGCAACATACCTCTTTCAGAGTTGATAACTGAAAAGATTGGTAAAGACTGGGTTACTGATTTATCTCAGCTTGAGCAGCTTAAACCTTTGGCTAAAGATCAGGAATTTCAGGAGCGTTGGTATGATTGCAAATTGGAAGCTAAAAAGAAACTCGTAAAATATGCTCAGAAGGAATACGGTCTTTATATGCCGTCTGACTGGATGTATGATGTACAGATAAAAAGAATTCATGAATATAAACGGCAGGTTTTAAATGTCCTGCATGCGATAACATTGTATTGCAGGTTAAAAAAAGATCCTTCCAGCGTGGCTGTACCACGGGTTAAGATCTTTGCAGGCAAGGCTGCTCCTGGGTATTTCCTTGCCAAACGTATTATCAGGATGATTAATTCAGTCGGGGCTGTTATTAATTCAGACAGTGCTGTGAACCATAAATTGCGGATTTCTTTTTTGCCGAACTACAGGGTTTCGCAGGCCGAATATATTATTCCAGCTACTGACCTTTCTGAACAAATATCACTTGCCGGAACAGAAGCATCCGGCACCGGAAATATGAAATTTGCTCTTAACGGTGCACTGACAATTGGAACTTTGGATGGTGCTAATATTGAGATCATGGAAGAAGTAGGTAAAGAGAATATCTTTATTTTTGGAATGGACGCTAATGAAGTAGAACGTCGCAAGCATGAAGGTTATGCGCCAGAAGATGTGATCGGAGGAGACTCTGAACTTTCAGAAGTGCTGAACCTTCTGGGTGACGGAACTTTTTCTGAAGGTGATCGCGGATTCTTCGGGCCTATTTTGGATTCTTTTTTTGCTGGGGGTGATCAATACATGACTCTTGCAGATTACAGAGGATATATAGATGCTCAGGATTCTCTTGAAAAGATTTGGCTTGATCGCAAGAAGTGGCTTGAAATGTCTATTTTAAACACTGCTGGATCGGGACATTTTTCCAGTGACCGTGCAATAATGGAATATGCAACAGGTATATGGGGAGTTCATCCAGTAGAAAAAGATAAATAGTTTCAACAAATTGTCTCATGATTAGAATTACCCGGAAGTGATGGTTTTTAAACCTTATCACTTTCGGGTTTTTTGATGCAGATCTTTTTTGGCATTACCGCAGATAAAACTATTTTAACCTGTATGAGGCTTTGCCATTGTAAGAAAATTCTCATATATTGCATTTTCGAAATTTAATTAGATTAAAACGTAAAAGGTAAACCATGTCTGCACGTCCTTTGGTTATAGCTTTGCTTGTGATAATCCTTATGGGAACTTTTTCTTATGGATTGTACCATTTAGGAATGCTTGATTCCTTTCTTTCTGAGTCTTCAGAGGTCAGCAATATAAATGAGAACTCAGGTCCGGTTGTCCGCAACCCTGTGAGTGATCTTGTTTTGCCGTTATCTTCATCTAAGGATATGGAAGAAGTTGCTTCGAATGGAACTTTAGAAGTCGCATCCGCTCCTGTAAACGAATCGTATGACGATGAAAATTCTCAGTCTG
The genomic region above belongs to Desulfovibrio sp. UCD-KL4C and contains:
- a CDS encoding flagellar motor protein MotB gives rise to the protein MAPKKGEEIIYIMGKAPTEPPPDEGLPPWMATFADMVTLLLCFFVLLLSFANQDIANFETMKGSIQKAFGVQFKDRAGRNVAYSDSKFSESSAKKTAKKDMAALELDIRAFIDAGNVSKLMSVNSDQNGVLVRVPSRVLFKPGTATLDPGIHKVLDKIATIMKSKKFNLVVRGHTDDQPTHNNVYDSNWELSAARAASCLRYILQKSGVSHTRVKAVGYAGTKPLVPNTSNQNRGINRRVEYYYQPQSDDW
- a CDS encoding MucR family transcriptional regulator produces the protein MEDNLKAALEIVKAQASVRTMTEDEITSMVQKLASGIMRIDEGMSDNAPAAEQVPPVDPKKAIREKSIICLESGKSFKVLTKRHLAKYDITPEEYREKWGYAKKTPLVCKSLQRERRKKMKEMKLWERRKKVEE
- a CDS encoding glycogen/starch/alpha-glucan phosphorylase, with protein sequence MAIKDVNEVLEKTGRLDSDSLVESICQHHLSNLGRDYSRTDKFSLYQALAYSLRDRLVGNWIKTQRSYYNQSAKSVYYLSLEFLVGKSLTSNAINLGIEKETEEALENFGFTLEEAEGAEADAGLGNGGLGRLASCFLDSMATLRIPGYGYGIRYEYGIFKQAIENGEQVELPDDWLHTGNPWEFRRRGFVFTIGFYGREEKYTHDDGSVRLRWTDRSKVMALPVDMLIPGYKNDNVINMRLWEAQPAKRFNLDLFNSGDYIRSMEDAVKTETISKVLYPNDERSAGRELRLVQQYFFVSATIQDMLRRFEKLKLEFSELPNRAVVHLNETHPAIAIPELMRILMDEHHLTWDYAWRICRRTFAYTNHTVMPEALEKWPLELMSKVLPRHISIIYEINRRFLEDVEAKFPGEGERLSRMSIIEDGEYPQVRMAWLAVVGSFTVNGVSTLHGELIRKNIFYDFVEMFPGRFTSVTNGITPRRWLKQCNIPLSELITEKIGKDWVTDLSQLEQLKPLAKDQEFQERWYDCKLEAKKKLVKYAQKEYGLYMPSDWMYDVQIKRIHEYKRQVLNVLHAITLYCRLKKDPSSVAVPRVKIFAGKAAPGYFLAKRIIRMINSVGAVINSDSAVNHKLRISFLPNYRVSQAEYIIPATDLSEQISLAGTEASGTGNMKFALNGALTIGTLDGANIEIMEEVGKENIFIFGMDANEVERRKHEGYAPEDVIGGDSELSEVLNLLGDGTFSEGDRGFFGPILDSFFAGGDQYMTLADYRGYIDAQDSLEKIWLDRKKWLEMSILNTAGSGHFSSDRAIMEYATGIWGVHPVEKDK